Genomic DNA from Pseudorasbora parva isolate DD20220531a chromosome 17, ASM2467924v1, whole genome shotgun sequence:
ACACTTTATTCTAGCACCTTCATAGTATTGCGCTTCCTTTTAGGATCTTTTCAGCAGTTGGACAAAGATGGAACGGGAACGGCTGAGATGAACTTGTCTGAGGTGCTTTGGCTTCATTTCTTGATTCAAATGTTCAAACATCTACAAAACATTTAGCTTATTCTTTATCTTTCCTTTTGTCTAGTGGCTCTTTATGACCATGTGTGGTTGAGGTAGATCACTTCATCATGTCCAACTCAAGAACCTGCTGCAAAGTGCCTCAATGCTGGACTCCTCATGCAACAATCTCATCTGCACTATAACCTCAGTAGTTAGAATAAAGTGCTAGTTTTTTAAGGATttcttaatataatataatgcagTTACACTACAAAGAAAAACCCTCTAGTGTGAAACACAAGAGAAGAGGACCTCAACTCACCGCTTCTCTGAGGACTGATGGAATGGCTGAGAAACATCATGTGCATGGGATAAATATCAAGTGAGCTTCAAGGTTTGCCATATAAGAAGACCAGCCAAAAGGTTGTGTACTGACAGTGCAATAGTGCACTTCACATGAACTAATGCATCCTATTAAAAAGTTTCAGGTGCACAATGCAACACTTGTGTACATTGTCACTATATATGAGCTTCAGAATAAACTGTTAAAATTTAAGTTGTTTTATTTCATATATTCTGAAAACAAGTCTTCCAAAAGCTTGAACCCTCCTTACAAGCGAGTCATATTGGAGCACTTAATGGTGATTTGTGTGAAATTTAATTCATGTGTTTAGGAATACTATAAACAGAAATGACATGCTTTAAATTTGGTGATAATGTAACAATCTCTACAAAATTATAACTAAAGAAGTTTCATCCACATATTTTATTAGAAACTTTTCCACAAGTAACCATGAAAGCAAATTTCCTAAATGGAAaacacttttatatatatatatatttacagagATAAGTAGTCACATATTTTGTGATTTGTACTCCCACAATACAGAAACGCTGATCTAAACAAATCGTTGAGCAATGGCTAACAGTTTCGAATATTCCCCTTCCATTTTGCGCAGGTGTGTTGGTATAGGAGTTTTTATTCTCGTTCCTGTGGGGTTTCCATTCTCTTCGatcaaaacaacattatttgAATCGAAGCGTGGGGTCATTCTCGCTCCTGGCATCTTATGACCCACTATGAGAGCTTTTTTCTTCTGTCCTTTAATAGCCAGTAAGACTCTGTCTCCCACTTTACCGACTCCATTCTTGGTGTACACGTGAATGACTTTAGGTGGACGGTGGTGATGGGCATTTCCAAGAGCACTGTTGTCCACCACCCTCACGCGTGTTAACTTCTGAATAGCGGCCACAGTTGCTGAGACACTGCAGTGAGGTTGAGAATATATTTGTTGAGAACATGTGAGATCAATATTTCAAAGTTAAAATGACAGGGCTACAACATAAAGATGTTTATTTGAATGATAAAGAAAATCCTTCATCATGTCTAATGTGCTGCCCATAAAAGTGGCATATTTTCTGAGAAACTGAACCACTAATCATAGATTAAGAAGAAAAACATTTGAATTCCCATTAGTTCATTAAATCAGATAAACC
This window encodes:
- the mrpl14 gene encoding large ribosomal subunit protein uL14m, giving the protein MALSLSGVILHKLMQQRAFSVSATVAAIQKLTRVRVVDNSALGNAHHHRPPKVIHVYTKNGVGKVGDRVLLAIKGQKKKALIVGHKMPGARMTPRFDSNNVVLIEENGNPTGTRIKTPIPTHLRKMEGEYSKLLAIAQRFV